One Methanocaldococcus villosus KIN24-T80 genomic window carries:
- a CDS encoding CoB--CoM heterodisulfide reductase iron-sulfur subunit A family protein, producing the protein MIMVRVGVFVCYCGANINGVVDCEAVRDFAEKLDGVVVAKTYPFMCADPGQNLIKECIKKYNLDRVVVAACTPKIHEPTFRKCLQEAGLSPYYLEFVNIREQCSFVHMFDKEAATKKAMELVAGGVERAKRLEDVPQKVVKVDKSCLIIGGGIAGIQAALDLGDQGYKVYLVEKEPSIGGRMAQLAKTFPTDDCALUILAPKMVSVANHPNIELITYAEIKKVEGFIGNFEVTIEKKPRYVDENICTGCGACAKVCPIEVPNEFDLGLGMRKAIYVPFPQAVPLVYTIDMEHCIRCGLCAKACGPGAIRYDQKPEEIKLKVGTIICAVGYDEFDCTLKEEYGYGIYDNVITTLELERMLNPAGPTGGHEIRPSDGKHPKRVVFIQCVGSRDAKVGKPYCSRICCMFALKNAQLIKQHDPNTEVYICYMDIRAFGKGYEEYYRRAQEQFGVKFIRGRPACILEDPETKNLIVRVEDTLLGEIIEIEADLVVLSAGLSPRKDNPKLAKMLGLELSPDGFFKELHPKLAPVNTKVDGIAIAGVAQGPKDIPDTVAQAKGAASAVSIPMAQGEFKIEMIRATVNEDICGGCEACGKVCPYNAISYVEKEGHLVAKVNDVACKGCGSCAGVCPSGAMELRYYRPKQIIAFIDGVLEAHNKLES; encoded by the coding sequence ATGATTATGGTTAGAGTTGGAGTTTTTGTCTGTTATTGTGGAGCTAACATTAATGGTGTAGTTGATTGTGAAGCTGTAAGAGATTTTGCTGAAAAATTAGATGGAGTTGTAGTAGCTAAAACTTATCCATTTATGTGTGCAGATCCTGGACAGAATTTGATAAAAGAGTGTATTAAAAAATACAATTTAGATAGAGTAGTTGTTGCCGCCTGTACTCCAAAAATACATGAACCAACATTTAGAAAGTGTCTGCAAGAGGCAGGATTATCCCCATATTACTTAGAGTTTGTTAATATTAGAGAACAGTGCTCTTTTGTTCACATGTTTGATAAAGAAGCAGCAACAAAAAAGGCAATGGAGCTTGTTGCTGGGGGTGTTGAAAGAGCTAAGAGATTAGAAGATGTTCCACAAAAAGTTGTTAAAGTTGATAAATCTTGTCTTATTATTGGAGGAGGTATTGCTGGAATTCAGGCTGCATTAGATTTAGGAGATCAAGGTTATAAAGTCTATTTAGTTGAAAAGGAACCATCTATTGGAGGAAGAATGGCTCAACTTGCTAAGACATTCCCAACTGATGACTGTGCGCTGTGAATTCTCGCCCCAAAGATGGTTAGCGTTGCAAACCACCCCAATATCGAATTAATCACTTACGCTGAAATAAAAAAAGTTGAAGGATTCATAGGAAACTTTGAAGTTACTATTGAGAAAAAACCAAGATATGTTGATGAAAATATTTGTACAGGTTGTGGAGCTTGTGCTAAAGTGTGTCCTATTGAAGTACCAAATGAGTTTGATTTAGGTTTAGGTATGAGAAAAGCTATTTATGTTCCATTCCCACAGGCAGTTCCATTAGTTTATACAATAGATATGGAACACTGTATTAGATGTGGATTGTGTGCCAAAGCTTGTGGTCCAGGAGCTATAAGATATGATCAAAAACCTGAAGAAATTAAGTTGAAAGTTGGAACTATAATCTGTGCTGTAGGTTATGATGAATTTGACTGTACACTAAAAGAAGAGTATGGATATGGAATTTATGACAATGTGATAACAACATTAGAATTAGAAAGAATGTTAAACCCTGCTGGGCCTACAGGAGGGCATGAAATAAGGCCAAGTGATGGAAAACATCCAAAGAGAGTTGTATTTATTCAGTGTGTAGGGTCAAGAGATGCTAAAGTAGGAAAACCATACTGTTCAAGAATATGTTGTATGTTTGCCTTAAAGAATGCTCAATTAATTAAGCAACATGATCCTAACACTGAAGTTTATATTTGTTACATGGACATTAGGGCATTTGGTAAAGGTTATGAAGAATATTATAGAAGAGCTCAAGAGCAGTTTGGAGTTAAATTCATAAGAGGAAGGCCAGCATGTATATTGGAAGATCCCGAAACTAAGAATTTAATTGTTAGAGTAGAAGATACATTATTAGGAGAGATAATTGAAATAGAGGCAGATTTAGTTGTATTATCTGCTGGATTATCTCCAAGAAAAGATAATCCAAAATTAGCTAAGATGTTAGGATTAGAATTAAGTCCAGATGGGTTCTTTAAAGAATTACATCCAAAATTAGCCCCAGTTAATACAAAAGTTGATGGTATTGCTATTGCAGGAGTTGCACAAGGGCCAAAAGATATTCCTGACACTGTAGCTCAAGCTAAAGGAGCTGCTTCTGCAGTATCCATACCAATGGCTCAAGGAGAGTTCAAGATTGAGATGATAAGGGCTACAGTTAATGAAGATATTTGTGGTGGATGTGAGGCATGTGGTAAAGTTTGCCCATACAATGCGATTTCTTATGTAGAAAAAGAAGGGCATCTTGTAGCAAAAGTTAATGATGTTGCATGTAAAGGTTGTGGATCTTGTGCAGGAGTTTGTCCTAGTGGAGCTATGGAGCTAAGGTATTATAGACCAAAACAGATAATTGCCTTCATAGATGGAGTGTTGGAAGCACATAACAAGTTAGAAAGTTAG
- the vhuD gene encoding F420-non-reducing hydrogenase iron-sulfur subunit VhuD: protein MKDYVIIAFCCYQUGYGAADLAGTSRMQYPPTVRIVRIPCTGTFDITYALRAFQKGADAVFVAGCKVGECAYESGNLRAMERVKFAKMILDELGIGGERLEMFLMSAAEADKFVAAVNEMTERLKKLGPNPLKVKQQ from the coding sequence ATGAAGGATTATGTAATTATAGCATTTTGTTGCTACCAATGAGGGTATGGGGCCGCTGATCTTGCTGGGACTAGTAGGATGCAATATCCTCCAACTGTTAGAATTGTAAGAATTCCATGTACTGGAACTTTTGATATTACATATGCATTAAGAGCTTTCCAAAAAGGGGCAGATGCTGTGTTTGTTGCTGGATGTAAAGTAGGAGAATGTGCATATGAAAGTGGGAACTTAAGAGCTATGGAAAGAGTTAAATTTGCTAAAATGATACTAGATGAGTTAGGTATAGGTGGAGAAAGGTTGGAAATGTTCTTAATGTCAGCTGCTGAAGCAGATAAATTTGTTGCAGCTGTTAATGAAATGACTGAAAGGTTAAAAAAGCTCGGCCCCAACCCTCTAAAAGTTAAACAACAATAA
- the vhuG gene encoding F420-non-reducing hydrogenase subunit VhuG yields the protein MAKIGMIQLCGCSGCHISLLDLHDQLLDLIPNIEIVYAPIIADPKEIPDGIDVFLVEGGVRNEHDEHLLEEIREKSKIVVAFGTCAAYGGIPGLGNLYTKEDLLNTVYSTDTTENKEIPNEEIPELTEVVKPISHVIKVDYILPGCPPCPNIIKDALLAILNGEEPKIPQKIVCDECPRKKENVYPKEFKRPFEGKPDPERCLFEQGYPCLGFATRAGCGAKCPKSGMPCRGCYGKTDAVLDFGAKAANVLANSGEHALKLPDKLGLLYRFCLPAALINRKIK from the coding sequence TTGGCAAAAATTGGAATGATTCAACTATGTGGATGTTCTGGATGCCACATATCTTTATTAGACTTACATGATCAATTACTAGATCTTATACCAAACATTGAAATTGTTTATGCTCCTATAATTGCTGATCCTAAAGAAATACCTGATGGAATAGATGTTTTCTTGGTTGAAGGGGGAGTAAGAAATGAACATGATGAACACTTATTAGAAGAGATTAGAGAAAAATCAAAAATTGTTGTAGCATTTGGAACATGTGCAGCTTATGGAGGAATTCCTGGGTTAGGAAATTTATATACTAAGGAAGATTTATTAAACACTGTTTATTCCACTGACACTACTGAAAATAAAGAGATACCCAATGAAGAAATCCCTGAATTAACTGAAGTAGTTAAACCAATTTCACATGTAATAAAAGTTGATTACATTTTACCTGGATGCCCTCCATGTCCAAATATAATAAAAGATGCTTTATTAGCTATATTAAATGGAGAAGAGCCAAAAATCCCTCAAAAAATTGTATGTGATGAATGTCCAAGAAAAAAAGAAAATGTGTATCCAAAAGAGTTTAAAAGACCATTTGAAGGAAAACCAGATCCAGAAAGATGTTTATTTGAACAAGGATATCCATGCTTAGGATTTGCTACAAGAGCAGGATGTGGAGCAAAATGTCCAAAATCAGGTATGCCATGTAGAGGTTGTTATGGAAAAACTGATGCAGTGTTAGACTTTGGAGCTAAGGCAGCTAATGTATTAGCAAACTCTGGAGAACATGCATTAAAACTCCCAGATAAGTTAGGGTTATTATATAGATTCTGCTTACCAGCTGCTTTAATTAATAGAAAGATAAAATAA
- the vhuA gene encoding F420-non-reducing hydrogenase Vhu subunit A yields the protein MMKVTIEPLSRLEGHGKVTLTIEDGKAIDVKLHITALRGFEKFVVGRPAEEVPRIVTRICGICQTAHHLASVKAVDMAWDAKIPETAKKLRELMLLGNMIHSHALHFYFLASPDFILGVDADPKIRNIIGVINKDPELAKKAIALRRFGQRVVEIVGGKAIHPITAIPGGISKQLSEEERDELLKEIDLMIEYSKESIEVVKKLTEQYMNYVKTLGVIDTWYLGIVNDGKHEFYDGKLRFLSPDGKEKDEFEAKDYKDYIGEHVVSYNYVKHPFYKKIGYPDGIYRVGPLSMLNVCDHMGTELAEEYRKEFFDIFGFPANQSLAYHYARMVEMLKACERVKELLNDNNITSDDIKADVEPKAGNGVGVVEAPRGVLIHNYETDDNGIVTKANMIVATTHNVPTMEKAIQQAAKEIFK from the coding sequence ATTATGAAAGTGACTATAGAGCCATTATCAAGATTGGAGGGGCATGGTAAGGTTACTTTAACAATAGAGGATGGTAAAGCAATAGATGTAAAATTACACATAACAGCTTTAAGAGGTTTTGAAAAATTTGTTGTAGGTAGGCCTGCTGAAGAAGTTCCAAGAATTGTTACAAGAATCTGTGGAATCTGCCAAACAGCTCACCATCTTGCAAGTGTAAAAGCTGTTGATATGGCTTGGGATGCAAAAATTCCTGAAACAGCTAAAAAACTTAGAGAGTTAATGTTATTAGGAAATATGATACACAGTCATGCTTTACATTTCTATTTCTTAGCATCACCTGACTTTATTTTAGGAGTAGATGCTGATCCTAAGATAAGAAATATTATAGGGGTAATAAATAAAGATCCAGAATTGGCCAAAAAAGCTATAGCTTTAAGAAGATTTGGGCAGAGGGTAGTTGAGATAGTTGGTGGAAAAGCCATTCATCCAATAACAGCTATTCCTGGAGGAATATCAAAACAGCTTTCTGAAGAAGAAAGAGATGAACTTTTAAAAGAAATTGATTTAATGATTGAATATTCAAAAGAATCTATTGAAGTTGTTAAAAAACTAACAGAGCAGTATATGAATTATGTAAAAACTCTAGGGGTCATAGATACATGGTATTTAGGTATAGTTAATGATGGAAAACATGAATTTTATGATGGAAAATTAAGATTTTTGTCTCCTGATGGTAAAGAAAAAGATGAATTTGAGGCTAAAGATTATAAAGACTATATTGGAGAACATGTTGTTAGCTATAACTATGTAAAACATCCATTCTATAAAAAAATAGGGTATCCTGATGGAATTTATAGAGTGGGGCCACTATCAATGCTAAATGTCTGTGATCACATGGGTACAGAGTTAGCTGAAGAATATAGAAAAGAGTTCTTTGACATTTTTGGATTTCCTGCAAATCAATCATTAGCATACCACTATGCCAGAATGGTTGAAATGTTAAAAGCTTGTGAAAGGGTTAAAGAACTTTTAAATGATAATAATATAACCTCTGATGATATTAAAGCTGATGTTGAACCAAAAGCTGGAAATGGTGTGGGAGTTGTGGAAGCTCCTAGAGGGGTTTTAATACACAACTATGAAACTGATGATAATGGTATTGTAACAAAGGCTAACATGATTGTGGCCACCACACATAATGTACCTACAATGGAAAAGGCCATACAACAGGCTGCTAAAGAAATATTCAAATAG
- the vhuB gene encoding F420-non-reducing hydrogenase associated-polyferredoxin VhuB, translating to MPIKIQKDACLVCYACQAECPTKAIDIDSFKVCTLCLKCAEVCPTGALTVEETEINGKKLKRISYNPSKCKKCGACAEACSVGIKKVDDEFPYSKGHCVLCLKCIETCPIEIISLPGVIDKPERKIPVVKEPIYVTDDCVGCSLCVPECPVNAITIEDGKAVIDKNKCIYCSICAQTCPWNAIIVAGKIPKKRRKEIKSFTVDKEKCIYCLKCVEVCPGNKDKIKLIKPNPEEFVVEPPKACPACQLCVNICPVDALHLDVKFSSPHPITDEGLVIIEEDYDILKKCASVCPTDAIVVDPEKKEVRMCIVCGACTVACPTGALKLGKIEHNGKEYNRIEYSPYLCNKCGKCVEVCPMKTLKLTKSRIPLKGYCVMCLLCLSVAEAEKKKVLMLK from the coding sequence ATGCCGATTAAAATACAAAAGGACGCTTGTTTGGTTTGCTATGCATGTCAGGCAGAGTGTCCTACAAAGGCAATAGATATTGATAGCTTTAAAGTTTGTACATTATGTTTAAAATGTGCAGAAGTTTGCCCTACAGGAGCTTTAACTGTTGAAGAAACAGAAATAAATGGGAAAAAATTAAAAAGAATTAGTTATAATCCATCAAAATGTAAAAAATGTGGAGCTTGTGCAGAAGCTTGTAGTGTAGGGATAAAGAAGGTTGATGATGAGTTTCCATATTCAAAGGGACACTGTGTTTTATGTTTAAAATGTATTGAAACTTGCCCAATAGAGATCATCTCTTTACCAGGAGTTATAGATAAACCAGAAAGAAAAATTCCTGTGGTTAAAGAACCTATATATGTTACTGATGACTGTGTAGGATGCTCACTATGTGTTCCTGAATGTCCTGTGAATGCTATAACAATAGAAGATGGAAAAGCAGTAATAGATAAGAATAAATGTATTTACTGTAGCATCTGTGCTCAGACATGCCCATGGAATGCTATAATTGTTGCAGGAAAAATACCTAAAAAGAGAAGAAAAGAAATCAAAAGCTTTACAGTTGATAAAGAAAAATGTATTTACTGTTTAAAATGTGTTGAAGTTTGTCCTGGGAATAAAGATAAGATAAAACTTATAAAACCAAACCCTGAAGAGTTTGTTGTAGAACCTCCAAAGGCATGTCCAGCCTGTCAATTGTGTGTTAATATCTGCCCGGTAGATGCATTACATTTAGATGTTAAATTCAGTTCTCCACATCCTATAACTGATGAGGGTTTAGTTATTATAGAGGAGGATTATGATATATTAAAGAAGTGTGCTTCAGTATGCCCAACTGATGCTATAGTTGTAGACCCTGAAAAGAAAGAAGTAAGAATGTGTATAGTCTGTGGAGCCTGTACAGTGGCATGTCCAACAGGGGCATTGAAATTAGGTAAGATAGAACATAATGGTAAAGAATATAATAGAATTGAATACTCACCTTATCTATGTAATAAATGTGGAAAGTGTGTTGAAGTTTGTCCAATGAAAACTTTAAAATTAACTAAGAGTAGAATTCCTTTAAAAGGTTACTGTGTCATGTGTCTCTTATGCTTATCTGTAGCTGAAGCTGAGAAAAAGAAAGTTTTAATGCTAAAATAA
- a CDS encoding formylmethanofuran dehydrogenase subunit B codes for MKVIRNVVCPFCGTLCDDLEVFVENNHIVKVRHACRIGTAKFLHFEGSVRYTEPLMRENKKEEFKKVDWDTAIEESARILVEANWPLLYGWSSTDTHAQAYGIELAELLGAVIDNTATVUHGPSVLALQDVGYPICTLGEVKNRADLVIYWGCNPMHAHPRHMSRYSIFARGYFRERGREDRTMIVVDPRETDTAKLADIHLKVEQHKDYELISAMRAILNGLEINADKVAGVPVDLIYEAVELCKNAQFGQLFFGMGMTMSRGKHRNIDNAIQLVIDLNRFTKFGLMPMRGHYNVNGFNQVCTWITGYPYAVDFSRGYPRYNPGEFSSVDLLVRGDVDAMLNIASDPGAHFPQKAVEHIAKIPLICIEPHKTPTTELANIILPPALAGVETEGTAYRMDGVPIKLRKVIDPPEGVLPDREIIKLLIKKVKELK; via the coding sequence ATGAAGGTAATTAGAAATGTAGTTTGTCCATTTTGTGGAACTCTTTGTGATGATTTAGAAGTCTTTGTTGAAAATAACCATATAGTAAAAGTTAGACATGCATGTAGAATTGGAACTGCTAAGTTTTTACACTTTGAAGGTTCAGTAAGATACACAGAACCATTAATGAGAGAAAATAAAAAAGAAGAGTTTAAAAAAGTAGATTGGGATACAGCTATAGAAGAATCTGCAAGAATATTAGTTGAAGCTAACTGGCCTCTACTATATGGTTGGAGTTCAACTGATACACATGCTCAAGCTTATGGTATTGAATTAGCCGAATTATTAGGGGCAGTGATAGATAATACAGCAACAGTTTGACACGGACCTTCTGTTCTTGCATTACAAGATGTAGGATACCCCATCTGTACATTAGGAGAAGTAAAAAATAGAGCTGATTTAGTTATTTACTGGGGATGCAATCCAATGCACGCCCACCCCAGACACATGTCAAGATATTCAATATTTGCAAGAGGTTATTTCAGAGAGAGAGGTAGAGAAGATAGAACAATGATTGTAGTTGATCCAAGAGAAACAGATACTGCTAAATTAGCAGATATCCATTTAAAAGTTGAACAGCATAAGGATTATGAATTGATATCAGCTATGAGAGCTATACTAAATGGCTTGGAAATAAATGCTGACAAAGTTGCTGGAGTTCCTGTAGATTTAATCTATGAAGCTGTAGAATTATGTAAAAATGCTCAATTTGGGCAGTTATTCTTTGGTATGGGAATGACAATGAGTAGAGGTAAGCATAGAAATATAGATAATGCTATTCAATTAGTTATTGATTTGAATAGATTTACAAAGTTTGGTTTAATGCCAATGAGAGGACATTACAATGTCAATGGATTTAACCAAGTCTGTACATGGATAACAGGATATCCTTATGCTGTAGATTTCTCAAGAGGATATCCAAGATACAACCCTGGTGAATTTTCATCAGTTGATTTGTTAGTTAGAGGAGATGTTGATGCAATGCTTAACATAGCTTCAGATCCAGGAGCTCACTTCCCACAAAAAGCTGTTGAGCATATAGCTAAAATACCATTAATATGTATAGAACCACATAAAACTCCAACTACAGAGTTAGCAAATATTATCCTTCCACCAGCTTTAGCAGGAGTTGAGACAGAAGGTACTGCTTATAGAATGGATGGAGTTCCAATAAAGTTAAGAAAGGTTATTGATCCACCAGAAGGAGTTTTACCAGATAGAGAAATCATTAAACTCTTAATTAAGAAAGTCAAAGAACTTAAATAA